A portion of the Phacochoerus africanus isolate WHEZ1 chromosome 5, ROS_Pafr_v1, whole genome shotgun sequence genome contains these proteins:
- the C5H16orf96 gene encoding uncharacterized protein C16orf96 homolog isoform X10, with translation MDAQNASPADPNLSGMSFSLTFSELVNIALPQCGVLNFKALHLLLQGILEHIHMAELKKVLPGDEDFLQTPQAASTPREGDVQPILNPMKRLCSVFDQVVSRVDRMESQLALLQDLPSTSQLLEGSKGTGQPAQDLWQQIKLRKMVEGNEEAVAKSMKTLQDLLTDIYALKVTIETLKKDVAMLKVIVGKIRPERIDTFSEDLKGQNRKMSVLQEEVISLQSRIVTIPKPEDVVLWSSLHEAMFTPGTAPPMVDDADLWRIAGHVPEMDLRTPERYKAASPSRVSEAIRHPRLLESVWHYQVPGQLPEEESPQEVPLSKAQEREQPQTLEPGPRPGPGPAPGPQPTPAGSWPVPPRDWPPPRDLMGTSTGPFWGLGYFQPGLGPPGSLPAQLWGSGAPPPAVELGSAWPRSLWSRYRQAETPRLSSVSEKTEERDSAEVGVPQDRAPRDGTPKEALSEGPQSDLQRLKSSAAAAAAAAATYAAAATSAARAAKAAARLVRDTPATKLPTIATATATSGPSGVPGDIQGTGSPRGASSSVAFTDDGEPEHLREMDYEEILSPSLSPPGMALSQAMLAAKQATTPEDKKKAVRSSMNHMAWMPVRHDSLKGELAQLSASLEQRMTYLANMGASSKLGTTVDVLQEKIGILQKSRMREEELERIWGHQIEMIKDHHVVLDRAVDKLQTRLDELKVIHSQIKNLEIYKADKTVMEQELKEKADRSTLASKASRADLDTMSMELNEMIQGMLFRVMANEDDWKKAVAQLGKDLRTKLVHSDLHDLKKDIDEVWKIVRKLLIEGLRFDPDSAAGFRKKLFERVKCISCDRPVEMMTAPPLVTVRNAHLLSRLRPASANSYEYLQRQQMSRPQARPAASSRLQLEETPVFPPSWLL, from the exons ATGGACGCCCAGAACGCCAGCCCAGCCGACCCCAATCTCAGCGGAATGAGCTTCTCGCTCACGTTCTCGGAGCTGGTCAACATCGCCCTCCCGCAGTGCGGGGTGCTGAACTTCAAGGCCCTGCACCTCCTGCTGCAGGGTATCCTGGAGCACATCCACATGGCTGAACTCAAGAAGGTCCTCCCGGGGGACGAGGACTTCCTCCAGACCCCACAGGCCGCGTCCACGCCCCGGGAGGGAGACGTCCAGCCCATCCTCAACCCCATGAAGAGGCTCTGCAGCGTTTTCGACCAGGTGGTGAGCCGCGTGGACAGGATGGAGAGCCAGCTGGCCCTGCTGCAGGATCTGCCCTCCACCTCCCAGCTGCTGGAGGGCAGCAAGGGCACCGGCCAGCCCGCCCAGGACCTGTGGCAACAGATAAAGCTCCGCAAGATGGTGGAGGGCAATGAGGAAGCCGTGGCCAAG tcCATGAAGACCCTGCAGGATTTGCTCACTGATATTTATGCACTCAAGGTCACCATCGAAACCCTTAAGAAGGATGTGGCCATGCTGAAGGTCATCGTTGGCAAG ATACGTCCTGAAAGAATAGACACTTTCTCTGAAGATTTGAAAGGGCAGAACCGGAAGATGAGTGTGCTGCAGGAGGAAGTG atTTCCCTGCAGAGCAGGATCGTCACCATCCCCAAGCCTGAGGACGTGGTGCTCTGGAGCAGCCTCCACGAGGCCATGTTCACCCCG GGAACAGCTCCCCCGATGGTGGATGATGCCGACCTGTGGCGGATTGCGGGACACGTCCCAGAAATGGACCTCCGGACACCCGAGCGCTACAAGGCAGCGAGTCCCAGCCGGGTCTCTGAGGCCATCCGGCACCCCCGGCTCCTGGAGAGCGTCTGGCATTACCAGGTCCCGGGGCAGCTACCGGAGGAAGAGTCTCCCCAAGAAGTTCCACTCAGCAAGGCCCAGgagcgggagcagccccagacgCTCGAGCCTGGGCCCAGGCCTGGACCTGGGCCTGCACCAGGTCCTCAGCCCACACCAGCAGGATCCTGGCCTGTACCACCACGTGACTGGCCTCCTCCCAGAGACTTGATGGGGACCAGCACTGGGCCTTTCTGGGGCTTAGGTTACTTCCAGCCTGGCCTGGGCCCGCCAGGCTCCCTGCCTGCCCagctctggggctctggggccccacccccagccgtGGAGCTGGGTTCtgcttggcctcgctcactgtGGTCACGGTATCGCCAGGCAGAGACTCCCAGGCTCTCGTCTGTCTCAGAAAAGACGGAAGAGCGTGACTCTGCGGAAGTAGGTGTCCCTCAGGACAGAGCCCCGAGGGATGGGACCCCCAAGGAGGCCCTCTCTGAGGGACCCCAGTCTGACCTTCAGCGGCTCAaatccagtgctgctgctgcGGCTGCCGCGGCCGCCACCTATGCAGCTGCAGCGACATCAGCAGCCCGGGCAGCTAAGGCTGCTGCCAGGCTGGTCAGGGACACCCCTGCCACCAAATTGCCCACCATAGCAACAGCCACGGCCACATCTGGGCCCTCAGGGGTCCCGGGAGACATCCAGGGCACAGGGTCCCCCCGCGGGGCCTCCAGCTCTGTGGCCTTCACCGATGACGGTGAGCCGGAACACCTGCGAGAGATGGACTACGAGGAAATCCTCTCCCCTTCGTTGTCTCCGCCCGGCATGGCCCTGTCCCAGGCCATGCTGGCTGCCAAACAGGCCACAACCCCTGAAGACAAGAAGAAGGCCGTCAGGTCCTCCATGAACCACATGGCCTGGATGCCCGTTAGACACGACTCCCTGAAAGGAGAGCTTGCTCAGCTGTCAGCCAGCCTAGAGCAGCGCATGACTTACCTAG CTAATATGGGAGCCTCTTCCAAGCTTGGGACAACAGTAGACGTACTGCAGGAGAAGATTGGCATCCTCCAGAAATCCAGGATGAGG GAGGAAGAACTTGAGAGGATTTGGGGCCACCAAATTGAGATGATCAAGGACCACCACGTGGTGCTGGACAGGGCAGTGGACAAGCTCCAGACCCGCTTGGATGAGTTAAAG GTCATCCATTCTCAAATTAAAAACCTAGAAATATACAAGGCAGATAAAACTGTGATGGAGCAGGAGCTAAAAGAG AAAGCTGACAGGAGCACCCTGGCAAGCAAGGCGAGCCGGGCTGACCTGGACACGATGTCGATGGAGCTGAACGAGATGATTCAGGGGATGCTGTTCCGGGTCATGGCCAACGAGGATGACTGGAAGaaggctgtggctcagctgggcaAGGACCTACGCACCAAA CTGGTTCACAGTGATTTGCATGATCTGAAGAAAGACATAGATGAGGTCTGGAAGATAGTCAGGAAGCTGCTGATTGAAGGCCTCCGCTTTGACCCCGATAGCGCTGCCGGCTTCAGGAA GAAGCTGTTCGAGCGGGTGAAATGCATCTCCTGCGACCGGCCCGTGGAGATGATGACCGCCCC GCCACTTGTCACCGTCCGCAATGCCCACCTGCTGTCGCGGCTGCGGCCGGCCAGCGCCAACAGCTACGAGTACCTGCAGCGGCAACAGATGAG CAGGCCCCAGGCCCGCCCAGCTGCATCGTCCCGACTCCAGCTGGAAGAAACGCCagtcttccctccctcctggctcCTCTGA
- the C5H16orf96 gene encoding uncharacterized protein C16orf96 homolog isoform X11: MDAQNASPADPNLSGMSFSLTFSELVNIALPQCGVLNFKALHLLLQGILEHIHMAELKKVLPGDEDFLQTPQAASTPREGDVQPILNPMKRLCSVFDQVVSRVDRMESQLALLQDLPSTSQLLEGSKGTGQPAQDLWQQIKLRKMVEGNEEAVAKSMKTLQDLLTDIYALKVTIETLKKDVAMLKVIVGKIRPERIDTFSEDLKGQNRKMSVLQEEVISLQSRIVTIPKPEDVVLWSSLHEAMFTPGTAPPMVDDADLWRIAGHVPEMDLRTPERYKAASPSRVSEAIRHPRLLESVWHYQVPGQLPEEESPQEVPLSKAQEREQPQTLEPGPRPGPGPAPGPQPTPAGSWPVPPRDWPPPRDLMGTSTGPFWGLGYFQPGLGPPGSLPAQLWGSGAPPPAVELGSAWPRSLWSRYRQAETPRLSSVSEKTEERDSAEVGVPQDRAPRDGTPKEALSEGPQSDLQRLKSSAAAAAAAAATYAAAATSAARAAKAAARLVRDTPATKLPTIATATATSGPSGVPGDIQGTGSPRGASSSVAFTDDGEPEHLREMDYEEILSPSLSPPGMALSQAMLAAKQATTPEDKKKAVRSSMNHMAWMPVRHDSLKGELAQLSASLEQRMTYLANMGASSKLGTTVDVLQEKIGILQKSRMREEELERIWGHQIEMIKDHHVVLDRAVDKLQTRLDELKVIHSQIKNLEIYKADKTVMEQELKEKADRSTLASKASRADLDTMSMELNEMIQGMLFRVMANEDDWKKAVAQLGKDLRTKLVHSDLHDLKKDIDEVWKIVRKLLIEGLRFDPDSAAGFRKKLFERVKCISCDRPVEMMTAPPLVTVRNAHLLSRLRPASANSYEYLQRQQMRPQARPAASSRLQLEETPVFPPSWLL, translated from the exons ATGGACGCCCAGAACGCCAGCCCAGCCGACCCCAATCTCAGCGGAATGAGCTTCTCGCTCACGTTCTCGGAGCTGGTCAACATCGCCCTCCCGCAGTGCGGGGTGCTGAACTTCAAGGCCCTGCACCTCCTGCTGCAGGGTATCCTGGAGCACATCCACATGGCTGAACTCAAGAAGGTCCTCCCGGGGGACGAGGACTTCCTCCAGACCCCACAGGCCGCGTCCACGCCCCGGGAGGGAGACGTCCAGCCCATCCTCAACCCCATGAAGAGGCTCTGCAGCGTTTTCGACCAGGTGGTGAGCCGCGTGGACAGGATGGAGAGCCAGCTGGCCCTGCTGCAGGATCTGCCCTCCACCTCCCAGCTGCTGGAGGGCAGCAAGGGCACCGGCCAGCCCGCCCAGGACCTGTGGCAACAGATAAAGCTCCGCAAGATGGTGGAGGGCAATGAGGAAGCCGTGGCCAAG tcCATGAAGACCCTGCAGGATTTGCTCACTGATATTTATGCACTCAAGGTCACCATCGAAACCCTTAAGAAGGATGTGGCCATGCTGAAGGTCATCGTTGGCAAG ATACGTCCTGAAAGAATAGACACTTTCTCTGAAGATTTGAAAGGGCAGAACCGGAAGATGAGTGTGCTGCAGGAGGAAGTG atTTCCCTGCAGAGCAGGATCGTCACCATCCCCAAGCCTGAGGACGTGGTGCTCTGGAGCAGCCTCCACGAGGCCATGTTCACCCCG GGAACAGCTCCCCCGATGGTGGATGATGCCGACCTGTGGCGGATTGCGGGACACGTCCCAGAAATGGACCTCCGGACACCCGAGCGCTACAAGGCAGCGAGTCCCAGCCGGGTCTCTGAGGCCATCCGGCACCCCCGGCTCCTGGAGAGCGTCTGGCATTACCAGGTCCCGGGGCAGCTACCGGAGGAAGAGTCTCCCCAAGAAGTTCCACTCAGCAAGGCCCAGgagcgggagcagccccagacgCTCGAGCCTGGGCCCAGGCCTGGACCTGGGCCTGCACCAGGTCCTCAGCCCACACCAGCAGGATCCTGGCCTGTACCACCACGTGACTGGCCTCCTCCCAGAGACTTGATGGGGACCAGCACTGGGCCTTTCTGGGGCTTAGGTTACTTCCAGCCTGGCCTGGGCCCGCCAGGCTCCCTGCCTGCCCagctctggggctctggggccccacccccagccgtGGAGCTGGGTTCtgcttggcctcgctcactgtGGTCACGGTATCGCCAGGCAGAGACTCCCAGGCTCTCGTCTGTCTCAGAAAAGACGGAAGAGCGTGACTCTGCGGAAGTAGGTGTCCCTCAGGACAGAGCCCCGAGGGATGGGACCCCCAAGGAGGCCCTCTCTGAGGGACCCCAGTCTGACCTTCAGCGGCTCAaatccagtgctgctgctgcGGCTGCCGCGGCCGCCACCTATGCAGCTGCAGCGACATCAGCAGCCCGGGCAGCTAAGGCTGCTGCCAGGCTGGTCAGGGACACCCCTGCCACCAAATTGCCCACCATAGCAACAGCCACGGCCACATCTGGGCCCTCAGGGGTCCCGGGAGACATCCAGGGCACAGGGTCCCCCCGCGGGGCCTCCAGCTCTGTGGCCTTCACCGATGACGGTGAGCCGGAACACCTGCGAGAGATGGACTACGAGGAAATCCTCTCCCCTTCGTTGTCTCCGCCCGGCATGGCCCTGTCCCAGGCCATGCTGGCTGCCAAACAGGCCACAACCCCTGAAGACAAGAAGAAGGCCGTCAGGTCCTCCATGAACCACATGGCCTGGATGCCCGTTAGACACGACTCCCTGAAAGGAGAGCTTGCTCAGCTGTCAGCCAGCCTAGAGCAGCGCATGACTTACCTAG CTAATATGGGAGCCTCTTCCAAGCTTGGGACAACAGTAGACGTACTGCAGGAGAAGATTGGCATCCTCCAGAAATCCAGGATGAGG GAGGAAGAACTTGAGAGGATTTGGGGCCACCAAATTGAGATGATCAAGGACCACCACGTGGTGCTGGACAGGGCAGTGGACAAGCTCCAGACCCGCTTGGATGAGTTAAAG GTCATCCATTCTCAAATTAAAAACCTAGAAATATACAAGGCAGATAAAACTGTGATGGAGCAGGAGCTAAAAGAG AAAGCTGACAGGAGCACCCTGGCAAGCAAGGCGAGCCGGGCTGACCTGGACACGATGTCGATGGAGCTGAACGAGATGATTCAGGGGATGCTGTTCCGGGTCATGGCCAACGAGGATGACTGGAAGaaggctgtggctcagctgggcaAGGACCTACGCACCAAA CTGGTTCACAGTGATTTGCATGATCTGAAGAAAGACATAGATGAGGTCTGGAAGATAGTCAGGAAGCTGCTGATTGAAGGCCTCCGCTTTGACCCCGATAGCGCTGCCGGCTTCAGGAA GAAGCTGTTCGAGCGGGTGAAATGCATCTCCTGCGACCGGCCCGTGGAGATGATGACCGCCCC GCCACTTGTCACCGTCCGCAATGCCCACCTGCTGTCGCGGCTGCGGCCGGCCAGCGCCAACAGCTACGAGTACCTGCAGCGGCAACAGATGAG GCCCCAGGCCCGCCCAGCTGCATCGTCCCGACTCCAGCTGGAAGAAACGCCagtcttccctccctcctggctcCTCTGA